A genomic region of Candidatus Methylomirabilis tolerans contains the following coding sequences:
- the kdsB gene encoding 3-deoxy-manno-octulosonate cytidylyltransferase: MQHHAKRTIVGVIPARLASTRLPGKVLRPIWGRPMLYHVFARASRCGLLNDLVVATDSQEVYDYCVVNQMKVRMTSDRHASGTDRIHEVMQTLSADIYVNIQGDEPMIRPAHLEVLLQPFLKDPSVQVGTVKTPITAEEAHNPNCVKVVTDLDGRALYFSRHAIPYNRDLAADAAYFKHLGIYAYTGSALERFHQLLPSPLEQTEKLEQLRFLEHGIPISVVETPYDTIGVDTEEDLARVEAYFRGLDLSEQL; the protein is encoded by the coding sequence ATGCAGCATCACGCAAAGCGAACGATTGTCGGCGTTATCCCGGCACGGCTAGCCTCGACGAGGCTGCCGGGTAAAGTCCTTCGGCCGATCTGGGGCCGGCCGATGCTCTATCACGTCTTTGCGCGCGCGAGTCGATGCGGGTTGTTGAATGACCTGGTGGTGGCGACCGATTCGCAAGAGGTGTATGACTACTGCGTTGTGAATCAAATGAAGGTCCGTATGACCTCTGATCGCCATGCATCCGGGACCGACAGGATTCACGAGGTCATGCAGACATTATCGGCCGATATCTATGTCAATATCCAGGGTGATGAGCCGATGATCAGGCCGGCGCACCTTGAGGTCCTGTTGCAGCCGTTCCTGAAAGATCCTTCTGTCCAGGTCGGCACGGTAAAAACCCCTATCACGGCGGAGGAGGCGCACAACCCCAACTGCGTCAAGGTCGTAACGGATCTCGACGGAAGAGCGCTCTATTTCTCTCGCCATGCCATCCCCTACAACCGGGACCTGGCCGCAGACGCCGCTTACTTTAAGCATCTCGGCATCTATGCGTATACCGGATCGGCGCTCGAACGCTTTCACCAGCTTCTGCCGTCACCGTTGGAGCAGACAGAGAAGCTCGAACAGCTTCGGTTCCTGGAGCATGGCATACCGATCTCTGTCGTCGAGACCCCGTACGACACCATAGGGGTGGACACCGAAGAAGATCTCGCTCGCGTCGAGGCGTATTTTCGAGGTCTCGATCTCTCAGAGCAGCTCTGA
- a CDS encoding secondary thiamine-phosphate synthase enzyme YjbQ, giving the protein MRFLTEYLTFNTERERDYINITGQIEAALKKSGIREGMILVSAMHITASVYVNDAEDGLIQDIDEWLERLAPYRDDYRHHRTGETNGDAHLKNLLLHHQVIVPVTDGQLDLGPWQQIYYAEFDGQRRKRVIVKVMGE; this is encoded by the coding sequence ATGAGATTTCTCACCGAGTACCTGACTTTTAATACCGAGAGGGAACGCGACTATATCAACATTACCGGACAGATCGAGGCCGCACTGAAGAAGAGCGGGATCCGAGAGGGGATGATTCTGGTCTCGGCGATGCACATTACCGCCTCCGTCTATGTCAACGACGCCGAGGATGGGCTGATCCAGGATATCGACGAGTGGCTCGAACGGCTGGCTCCTTATCGGGACGACTACCGGCATCATCGGACAGGTGAGACGAACGGCGACGCCCATCTGAAGAATCTTCTTCTGCACCACCAGGTCATCGTCCCCGTGACCGACGGCCAGTTGGATCTTGGTCCGTGGCAGCAGATCTACTACGCAGAGTTCGATGGGCAGCGCAGGAAGCGGGTCATCGTAAAGGTCATGGGCGAGTAG
- a CDS encoding SUMF1/EgtB/PvdO family nonheme iron enzyme has protein sequence MPTTIPASQLARMVTDAHERTIGLVQDLAETQLVVPQTETVNPFLWELGHTAFFYDVFLLPVLGSTKFLLEGAESFYDSFKIDHCDRWGLPLPSREATLDYKNRVLDSVLTRLASDQPGAEETYLYLLSVLHEDMHEEAFTYMRQTLEYPAPGLSITEDGSSLCKIDGGPLPGDAAIPGGVFQLGATTDLPFVFDNEKWAHPVDISPFKIARAPVTNAQFAEFVGDRGYLQRELWSPQGWIWRTKTGAQRPIYWHRGQNGWLRRHFDQLVLLEAHAPVLHVNWYEADAYCHWAGRRLPTEAEWEMAASAEPTPDGTRITGHKRRYPWGDEPPTPEHANMDSRMLGCVDVGALAAGDSAFGCRQMVGNIWEWTASPFFPFPGFTVDSPYREYSAPWFGYRKVLRGGAWATRSRLVRNSFRNFFLPDRRDVFAGFRTCAL, from the coding sequence ATGCCAACCACCATTCCCGCGTCTCAGCTTGCCCGTATGGTTACTGACGCCCACGAGCGAACCATTGGGCTGGTTCAAGATTTGGCGGAGACGCAACTGGTTGTTCCCCAAACGGAGACCGTCAATCCTTTCCTCTGGGAGCTTGGGCATACGGCCTTTTTTTATGATGTCTTTCTGCTGCCGGTTCTTGGTTCCACTAAGTTCCTGCTGGAGGGGGCGGAGAGTTTTTACGACTCGTTCAAGATAGATCACTGTGACCGCTGGGGCCTGCCCCTGCCTTCGAGAGAGGCTACCCTTGATTACAAGAACAGGGTACTCGACTCTGTTCTCACGCGTCTGGCTTCCGACCAGCCCGGCGCTGAGGAGACCTACCTGTATCTGCTCTCCGTACTGCACGAAGACATGCACGAGGAGGCATTCACCTACATGAGGCAGACCCTGGAATACCCCGCTCCAGGGCTTAGTATCACCGAGGATGGATCAAGTCTCTGCAAGATCGATGGCGGGCCACTACCAGGGGACGCCGCTATACCCGGGGGAGTGTTTCAGCTTGGTGCTACGACCGATCTGCCCTTTGTGTTCGATAATGAGAAATGGGCCCATCCGGTCGACATCTCTCCATTCAAGATCGCCAGAGCTCCGGTAACCAACGCGCAGTTCGCCGAGTTCGTCGGGGATCGGGGTTACCTTCAGCGTGAGTTATGGAGTCCTCAAGGGTGGATCTGGCGCACCAAGACGGGAGCGCAACGGCCGATCTATTGGCACCGTGGACAGAACGGCTGGCTGCGCAGGCATTTCGACCAACTCGTTCTACTTGAAGCGCATGCCCCCGTCCTCCACGTGAACTGGTACGAGGCGGATGCGTACTGTCATTGGGCGGGCAGACGGCTTCCCACCGAGGCAGAGTGGGAGATGGCGGCCAGCGCGGAGCCCACCCCTGACGGCACACGCATCACCGGGCACAAGCGACGCTACCCCTGGGGAGATGAGCCGCCTACGCCCGAACACGCCAACATGGATTCACGCATGTTGGGCTGCGTTGATGTAGGAGCCCTTGCAGCCGGAGACAGCGCCTTCGGCTGCCGCCAGATGGTCGGCAATATTTGGGAGTGGACCGCGTCCCCCTTCTTTCCATTCCCCGGATTTACGGTCGATTCGCCATATAGGGAATACTCGGCGCCCTGGTTCGGCTATCGCAAGGTCTTGAGAGGAGGGGCGTGGGCTACCCGATCTCGCCTGGTCCGCAACTCGTTTCGTAATTTCTTCCTGCCGGACCGACGTGACGTCTTTGCGGGATTTCGTACCTGCGCCCTGTAA
- a CDS encoding DUF6531 domain-containing protein has product MLRSSSNCTLVLLGLVGLLALAGQASALDPNPSLQALAPFEIVINDLKSPQYLTLDPQDQLLLSEAEPGWILQIAPDRTVTVVIDNLEKPEGITLDEDGVLFLAAKHQRGIAGKEQKGVILRRDPTTQTLTVVIDGFKHPKGLALGLTGDLVVSAQGRRGERDEKGALYSIDTSGVVAPLIDEFKDPQGVLTVPDGSLLVAAERFERGNAAIKGSLFHVDADGQVTAVITQPLKDPFGVVRDRVEGLFLTGTLTKEPGPEYGVILTRRPDGQVVTFAQGLRKPRGLALDSQGNLYVVEAGQKRVLKFLAPAAPTLDPAAPAFTNQPTLLLHGTTEPGALVTVHGGSAPVAGFADAAGAFAISVLLAKNTSNSLQTFATVAAGNGLTSAPTSITVVHDDLPPAVSITNPAASAKLSGTIPFTATASDSNGIGLVTLKADDLTLAATNTPPFTTPLDTTLLANGAHTLSAFARDKAGSEVSAMIPITTDNTPPVLAITAPANGSSVSTPTLTITLAYSDAASGVALGTFRVTLDGSDISAAFALSPTGGTATLATPLANGPHTLQASIADQASNMSSATATFTVVGGPDFTLTIAPTTGAVLAGDQVSYRITAAVSEGFIGSIALALSGAPVGVTTILSPPQIAPGGVATLTVAAAGSVPAGTFTLTVTGTAMIDGVMRSRSATLMVQVLAAGRTALSGRVVDTDERPLQGVTIAVGGTTASTDANGNFLLLDPPAGDQVVLIDGGPASTPTQHYPTITVSLTIAAWQLNHLPYLPHLHAQKNSNFTLIDPTRETVATDPDLPGVRLRIPAGTRIVGWDGQPNEQVSIRTVPIDRLPVPPLPPEVNARTVYMFYFGKQGGGTPTQPIPFEAPNDLGLAPGEKAELWYFDESSNLGEAPNAWRLAGTGTVSENGTSIATDPGVGIPKFCCGAAVWSSSRVGDPQGGPTPQKGLGTPGADPVDLSTGIFILTQTDLVLPGRIPVSLTRTYRSGDTAPGSFGIGTTLTFDDVLLQTASTVLTYAYEGNARTQFFKQPDGSYINTTIPAFRGARITTNPDGSRSLRYRDGQTLRFDSFGLLIEVRDRSGNAVSIERQVEYNPTAIRDPGGRAISISWVILARDRVNAATDPLGRTVRYEYDGSNRLTAITDPAGGRTTYTYDASSRMTSITDPRGITFLRNTYDANGRVCRQQLADGGLFTIYYVTADLATTAPAQQLLTEAAAGGPITQAPCSATPSSSQVVATVLVDPRGHPTTHRFNGAGLRTAISDALGQTTLFEYEPLSNLLTATTDPLGRVTRFTYDAGNVTSITDPQGHVRTFTYEPTFNRLTRLTDPMGNVTTFAYNATGNLTSLADPLGQTTTMTSNAFGQPTATTDALGHTTRFEYDASGNLSTITDPLGNVSTRTYDAVSRLLTQTDPRGKATTFTYDPLNRLSSLADPRGGVTRFTYDGNGNLLTVTDALNHTITHTYDSMDHLASRTDPMGAVETFTYDGNGNLVRTTDRTGHTATFSYDALNRRTTSAFADGTTTGFVYDTVGRLVQADDSADPHRPITLAYDPLDRLVSETTGLGTLAYDYDPLGRRTEMQVNDLNPVTYTYDAASRLRSITQAPLNPVAIDYDAVGRRTKLALPNGVSTDYQYDAASRFTALIYQNATGVLGDLTYTYDRAGNRTGVGGSFARTLLPDPVPSAAYDAANRQQTFSDKSMTYDANGNLTSVTDAAGVTTFTWDARNRLVALSGPTTSADFGYDAFGRRATKQINGQPTQYLYDGLDIIQQLDPSGTTNYFRSLAIDEAFSFTNRDGTYFSIYDPLGSTLAVTDSTASPIVRYSYDPFGATSSTNPTFPNPFQYTSRENDSVVGLYSYRARYYLPLLHRFLGEDPVGLFGGINLYRYVLNNPISFTDPLGLDAIVALYPGVPDALGRRGFGHIGVGINTPQTVGHYPLERSIAVLAGQDVLGTVRLDPRQAIQTIMIPTSPSQDAIMQQILSNALGQPRPYNLFSRNCAIFVEEVLRAGGLQVPNTILPKQLFRQLRETYGEPRP; this is encoded by the coding sequence ATGCTACGTTCCAGTAGCAACTGTACTCTCGTTTTACTTGGTCTAGTTGGCCTCCTCGCCCTGGCCGGTCAGGCCTCCGCCCTCGATCCCAACCCGTCCTTGCAAGCACTTGCCCCGTTTGAGATCGTCATCAATGACCTGAAGTCCCCGCAGTACCTTACGCTCGACCCTCAAGATCAGCTTCTGCTCTCCGAGGCCGAGCCCGGCTGGATCCTGCAGATCGCCCCCGACCGTACGGTCACCGTCGTGATTGATAACCTGGAGAAACCCGAGGGGATCACCCTCGATGAGGACGGCGTACTATTCCTTGCTGCCAAGCACCAGCGGGGAATAGCTGGAAAAGAGCAGAAGGGGGTGATTCTCCGCCGCGACCCCACGACCCAGACCCTCACCGTAGTGATCGACGGGTTCAAGCATCCGAAAGGGCTCGCCCTCGGGCTTACCGGCGATCTCGTCGTCTCCGCACAAGGGCGAAGGGGTGAGCGCGATGAAAAAGGGGCGCTCTACTCGATCGATACGAGCGGCGTCGTCGCGCCGTTGATCGACGAATTCAAGGACCCGCAGGGGGTCCTCACCGTACCCGACGGCAGTCTCCTTGTCGCGGCCGAGCGCTTCGAGCGGGGCAACGCCGCCATCAAGGGCAGCCTCTTCCATGTCGATGCCGACGGGCAGGTCACCGCGGTGATTACCCAGCCCCTCAAAGACCCCTTCGGCGTCGTCCGCGATCGTGTCGAGGGACTCTTCCTCACGGGAACCCTGACCAAAGAGCCAGGACCTGAATACGGCGTCATCCTGACACGCCGGCCGGATGGTCAGGTAGTAACCTTTGCACAAGGGCTTCGCAAGCCCCGTGGCCTCGCCCTCGACAGTCAGGGAAATCTCTACGTCGTCGAGGCCGGGCAGAAGCGGGTCCTCAAATTCCTCGCCCCCGCGGCGCCGACGCTCGACCCCGCCGCACCCGCTTTTACGAACCAGCCCACCCTCCTGCTCCATGGGACTACGGAGCCAGGCGCCCTCGTAACCGTTCACGGAGGCTCAGCGCCCGTCGCCGGCTTTGCCGATGCGGCCGGCGCCTTCGCTATCAGTGTCCTCCTCGCCAAAAACACAAGCAACTCCCTCCAGACCTTTGCTACAGTGGCGGCAGGCAATGGGCTTACCTCTGCGCCGACTAGCATCACCGTTGTCCACGACGATCTGCCGCCTGCTGTCTCGATCACCAATCCGGCCGCGTCTGCCAAGCTGAGCGGAACCATTCCCTTCACGGCCACGGCGAGTGACAGCAACGGCATCGGCCTCGTGACGTTAAAAGCCGACGACCTGACCCTCGCGGCCACCAATACGCCACCCTTCACCACCCCACTCGACACGACGCTTCTTGCCAACGGCGCACACACCCTTTCGGCGTTTGCGCGCGACAAAGCAGGCAGTGAGGTGAGTGCTATGATCCCCATCACGACCGACAACACCCCGCCTGTCCTTGCCATCACCGCCCCAGCCAATGGTAGCAGCGTCTCCACGCCGACGCTCACCATCACGCTTGCCTACAGCGACGCTGCCTCGGGGGTTGCATTAGGCACCTTCCGCGTTACGCTCGATGGGAGCGACATTTCAGCGGCATTCGCGCTCTCACCTACCGGCGGTACCGCCACGCTGGCGACGCCCCTCGCGAATGGTCCCCACACCCTGCAGGCGAGCATTGCCGACCAGGCCAGCAACATGAGCAGCGCAACTGCCACCTTTACCGTCGTCGGCGGCCCGGACTTCACCCTGACCATCGCGCCCACAACCGGGGCGGTCCTGGCGGGCGACCAGGTGAGCTACCGGATCACGGCCGCAGTGTCAGAGGGCTTTATCGGCTCCATCGCCCTCGCGCTGAGCGGGGCACCGGTAGGCGTAACCACGATACTCAGCCCGCCGCAGATCGCGCCGGGAGGAGTCGCCACCCTCACCGTCGCCGCGGCCGGCTCCGTCCCTGCCGGTACCTTCACCCTGACCGTCACCGGGACCGCCATGATTGACGGTGTCATGCGGAGCCGTTCAGCCACGCTGATGGTACAGGTCCTCGCCGCTGGCCGCACGGCGCTCAGCGGCCGCGTCGTGGATACCGACGAACGCCCGCTTCAGGGCGTCACGATCGCCGTCGGCGGCACGACGGCCTCCACCGACGCTAACGGTAACTTCCTGCTCCTCGACCCGCCTGCCGGTGACCAGGTGGTCCTGATCGACGGCGGGCCGGCCAGCACCCCGACCCAGCATTATCCAACCATCACCGTCTCCCTGACCATCGCGGCCTGGCAGCTCAATCACCTCCCGTATCTCCCCCACCTGCACGCCCAGAAAAACTCCAACTTCACGCTGATCGATCCGACACGGGAGACGGTCGCTACCGACCCGGACCTGCCAGGCGTCAGGCTCCGCATCCCTGCCGGAACTCGGATCGTCGGCTGGGACGGACAGCCCAACGAGCAGGTCTCGATCCGTACCGTCCCGATCGATCGGTTGCCGGTGCCGCCCCTTCCGCCAGAGGTGAACGCGCGAACCGTCTACATGTTCTACTTCGGCAAGCAGGGTGGGGGCACCCCCACCCAACCCATTCCGTTCGAGGCCCCCAATGACCTGGGGCTCGCACCGGGCGAGAAGGCCGAACTGTGGTACTTCGACGAGTCGTCGAACCTGGGCGAGGCGCCGAACGCGTGGCGCCTGGCCGGGACCGGGACGGTGAGCGAGAACGGGACGAGTATCGCCACGGACCCCGGCGTCGGCATCCCCAAGTTCTGCTGCGGTGCGGCGGTCTGGAGTTCCTCGCGCGTCGGTGACCCCCAAGGCGGCCCCACCCCTCAGAAAGGCCTCGGTACCCCTGGCGCCGACCCCGTGGACCTCTCCACCGGCATCTTCATCCTCACCCAGACCGACCTGGTGCTCCCTGGTCGGATTCCCGTCAGCCTGACCCGAACCTATCGCTCGGGCGACACGGCCCCTGGGTCCTTCGGTATCGGTACCACCCTGACGTTCGACGACGTCCTTCTCCAGACGGCCTCGACGGTGTTGACCTACGCCTATGAGGGGAACGCTCGGACCCAGTTCTTCAAACAGCCCGACGGCAGCTACATCAATACCACGATCCCCGCCTTTCGTGGGGCCCGCATCACGACCAACCCGGACGGCAGCAGATCACTGCGCTATCGGGACGGTCAAACCCTCCGCTTCGACAGCTTCGGCCTGCTGATTGAGGTCAGAGACCGCAGCGGCAACGCGGTCTCTATCGAGCGCCAAGTCGAGTACAACCCGACCGCCATCCGCGATCCCGGAGGACGTGCCATCTCGATCAGTTGGGTGATACTGGCTCGCGACCGCGTCAACGCCGCCACGGATCCTCTCGGGCGCACGGTCCGGTACGAGTATGACGGCTCGAACCGTCTCACAGCCATCACCGATCCGGCGGGCGGGCGCACCACCTACACCTACGACGCGAGCAGCCGCATGACCTCCATCACCGACCCACGCGGCATCACCTTCCTCCGCAACACCTACGATGCGAACGGCCGCGTCTGCCGCCAGCAACTGGCCGATGGTGGCCTCTTCACGATCTACTACGTCACGGCCGACCTGGCGACGACCGCACCTGCGCAGCAGCTCTTGACTGAGGCAGCGGCCGGCGGCCCGATCACTCAGGCACCCTGCAGCGCCACCCCCTCGAGCAGCCAAGTCGTCGCCACCGTCCTGGTCGATCCCCGCGGCCATCCCACCACGCACCGGTTCAACGGCGCCGGTCTCCGCACCGCCATCAGCGACGCCCTCGGCCAGACGACCCTGTTCGAGTACGAGCCCTTGTCCAATCTCCTGACCGCCACCACCGATCCGCTGGGGCGCGTCACCCGATTCACCTACGATGCGGGCAACGTCACCTCCATTACCGACCCGCAGGGCCACGTCCGCACTTTCACCTATGAGCCGACCTTCAACCGGCTCACGCGCCTGACCGATCCGATGGGCAACGTCACGACCTTCGCCTACAACGCCACGGGGAACCTCACGAGTCTCGCGGACCCCCTCGGGCAGACGACCACGATGACCTCTAATGCCTTCGGTCAGCCGACTGCGACGACCGATGCCCTCGGCCACACGACCCGCTTCGAGTACGATGCGAGCGGGAACCTGAGCACGATCACTGACCCGCTCGGCAACGTCTCGACCCGGACGTACGATGCCGTCTCGCGCCTCCTGACCCAGACTGACCCACGTGGGAAGGCCACGACCTTCACCTACGATCCCCTGAACCGGCTTAGCAGCCTTGCCGATCCCCGGGGCGGCGTAACCCGCTTCACCTACGACGGCAACGGAAACCTCCTCACCGTGACGGACGCGCTGAACCACACAATCACCCACACCTACGACAGCATGGACCACCTGGCCTCCCGGACCGATCCCATGGGCGCTGTCGAGACCTTCACCTATGACGGTAATGGCAACCTGGTGAGGACCACCGATCGCACGGGGCACACCGCGACCTTCAGCTATGACGCGCTGAACCGGCGCACGACATCCGCCTTCGCCGATGGCACCACAACCGGCTTCGTCTACGATACGGTCGGTCGCTTGGTGCAGGCCGACGACAGCGCCGATCCGCACCGGCCGATCACGCTCGCCTACGACCCGCTGGATCGGCTCGTGTCGGAGACCACCGGCCTCGGCACGCTGGCCTACGACTACGATCCCCTGGGCCGCCGGACCGAGATGCAGGTCAATGATCTCAACCCAGTCACCTACACTTACGACGCCGCGTCTCGGCTGCGCAGCATCACCCAGGCGCCCCTGAACCCGGTGGCGATTGACTACGATGCTGTCGGTCGGCGAACGAAGCTCGCGCTGCCCAACGGCGTCTCCACCGACTACCAGTACGATGCGGCCTCTCGGTTTACCGCCCTGATCTACCAGAACGCGACAGGTGTGCTTGGCGATCTCACTTACACTTACGACCGCGCCGGCAACCGCACCGGCGTAGGCGGCTCCTTCGCACGGACGCTGTTGCCTGATCCGGTGCCGAGCGCTGCCTATGATGCCGCCAATCGCCAGCAGACCTTCAGCGACAAGTCCATGACCTACGACGCGAATGGGAATCTCACGAGCGTCACCGATGCTGCCGGCGTGACGACCTTCACGTGGGATGCGCGGAATCGGCTGGTGGCCCTCAGCGGTCCTACCACGAGCGCCGACTTTGGGTACGATGCCTTCGGTCGTCGGGCGACCAAACAGATCAATGGCCAGCCCACCCAATACCTCTACGACGGCCTCGATATCATCCAGCAACTAGACCCAAGCGGCACAACGAACTACTTTCGGTCGCTCGCGATCGACGAGGCTTTCAGCTTCACCAATCGGGACGGCACCTACTTCTCCATTTACGACCCATTGGGGAGTACCTTAGCGGTTACAGATTCTACCGCGTCGCCCATAGTCCGGTATTCCTACGACCCTTTTGGCGCTACGTCTTCTACAAATCCAACCTTCCCAAACCCATTCCAATACACGAGCCGAGAAAATGATAGCGTGGTCGGCCTCTATTCGTACCGGGCACGCTACTACTTACCACTGCTTCATCGCTTCCTCGGTGAGGATCCAGTCGGGCTCTTCGGGGGCATAAACCTTTATCGGTATGTTCTGAACAACCCAATCTCATTTACCGACCCCTTAGGACTAGATGCAATAGTTGCCTTATACCCTGGAGTTCCTGACGCCCTCGGCAGAAGAGGATTCGGCCACATCGGGGTGGGCATCAATACGCCGCAGACAGTGGGTCACTATCCCTTAGAACGTTCTATAGCGGTGTTGGCGGGACAGGATGTACTTGGTACCGTTCGTCTTGATCCGCGACAGGCGATCCAGACGATTATGATTCCGACAAGCCCATCTCAGGACGCCATAATGCAGCAGATTCTTAGCAACGCACTCGGCCAGCCCCGTCCCTATAATTTGTTCTCCCGAAATTGCGCGATCTTCGTAGAGGAGGTCTTGCGGGCGGGGGGATTGCAAGTACCTAACACGATACTTCCGAAGCAACTGTTCCGTCAGCTCAGAGAAACCTATGGTGAGCCCAGGCCATGA
- a CDS encoding antibiotic biosynthesis monooxygenase yields MIVTANRVSITKGYEQEFEKRFEQRLGAVDRMPGFIRNEVLRPLQGDCYVVLTYWESEAAFEAWMQSESFKQAHANPAPKEMFAGRSVFEMHEVIQVSEKKS; encoded by the coding sequence ATGATTGTCACGGCCAACAGGGTATCGATTACGAAGGGATATGAGCAGGAGTTTGAGAAGCGGTTCGAACAGCGCCTTGGAGCGGTTGACCGAATGCCGGGATTCATCCGAAACGAGGTCCTCCGGCCTCTTCAGGGTGATTGCTACGTGGTCCTAACCTATTGGGAGAGCGAGGCGGCGTTCGAGGCATGGATGCAGAGCGAATCGTTCAAGCAGGCCCATGCCAACCCGGCGCCCAAGGAGATGTTCGCAGGTCGAAGCGTCTTCGAGATGCACGAGGTTATCCAGGTATCGGAGAAAAAATCATAG
- a CDS encoding adenosine deaminase produces MITSYNLVQFIRDLPKAELHVHIEGTLEPELLCEMARRNHLTLRVQTVEELRKAYSFHNLQSFLDIYYEGTRALLSEQDFFDLTWAYLERAAQQNVRHVEIFFDPQAHTDRGVPLETVIRGIHRALEEAIPRLNISSGLIMCFLRHLSAEAAMQTLEASLRFKDWIVAVGLDSSELNHPPSKFVEVFQRARAEGYLTVAHAGEEGPPDYIRQALDLLHVSRLDHGVRCLEDPSLVQRLARERIPLTACPLSNVKLCVFKSLEDHNLKQLLDLGLCVTINSDDPAYFGGYITENLLASQKALGLTRHDIYTLTRNAFEASFLGADEKQRLIAELDRFMQAHPG; encoded by the coding sequence ATGATAACCTCTTACAATCTGGTCCAGTTCATTCGCGATCTTCCAAAAGCAGAGCTGCATGTGCATATTGAGGGCACATTGGAGCCTGAACTGCTGTGCGAGATGGCCAGGCGCAATCACCTGACCCTTCGAGTTCAAACGGTCGAGGAGCTTCGCAAGGCGTATAGCTTTCACAATCTCCAGTCGTTCCTGGATATCTATTATGAAGGAACCCGCGCGCTTCTCTCCGAGCAGGATTTCTTTGATTTGACCTGGGCCTATCTTGAGCGTGCCGCGCAACAGAATGTTCGCCACGTGGAAATCTTCTTCGATCCCCAGGCCCACACCGATCGGGGCGTCCCACTTGAAACGGTTATCAGGGGCATCCATCGCGCCCTCGAAGAGGCCATCCCGCGACTGAACATCTCATCAGGGCTGATCATGTGCTTTCTTCGCCACCTGAGCGCAGAGGCAGCTATGCAGACGCTCGAGGCGTCCCTCCGATTCAAGGACTGGATTGTGGCCGTCGGATTAGACTCGTCAGAGCTGAATCATCCCCCCAGCAAGTTCGTTGAGGTGTTTCAGCGGGCCAGAGCGGAAGGGTATTTGACCGTCGCCCACGCGGGGGAAGAGGGTCCACCAGACTATATCCGGCAGGCGCTCGACCTGCTCCACGTGTCGCGGTTAGACCATGGCGTCCGGTGTCTTGAGGATCCATCGCTGGTCCAACGACTGGCCCGGGAAAGGATTCCCCTCACCGCGTGTCCTCTCTCGAATGTGAAGCTGTGCGTCTTCAAGTCGCTGGAGGATCATAATCTCAAGCAACTGCTGGATCTCGGGTTGTGCGTGACTATCAATTCTGACGATCCCGCCTACTTCGGCGGCTATATCACCGAGAATCTGCTGGCTTCGCAGAAGGCGCTTGGGTTGACCCGGCATGATATCTACACGCTCACAAGGAACGCGTTTGAGGCGAGCTTCCTGGGCGCCGACGAGAAACAACGCCTCATTGCTGAACTCGACCGCTTCATGCAAGCGCACCCCGGCTAA
- a CDS encoding chromate resistance protein: protein MNSRHASFDTSLKRVDPQNKALRALAEIVHDADLKDAKFGRDEAKGIDAVLKEAKHERDYAITSSRVWAHPEWVRMVRAVVADRLDSSAPWRRTDGGCRRAHGPRGHTRYQL from the coding sequence CTGAATAGCCGCCACGCCTCATTCGACACCTCGCTCAAACGTGTTGACCCCCAGAACAAGGCTTTGCGGGCGCTGGCGGAGATCGTCCACGACGCTGATCTGAAGGATGCGAAGTTCGGTCGAGATGAGGCCAAGGGGATAGACGCAGTCCTAAAGGAGGCGAAACATGAAAGGGATTATGCCATTACGTCGTCACGTGTGTGGGCTCATCCTGAGTGGGTTCGGATGGTTCGGGCTGTTGTTGCTGACCGACTTGATTCAAGCGCGCCATGGCGGCGGACCGATGGCGGATGCCGCCGAGCTCACGGTCCACGAGGGCACACCCGTTACCAGCTTTGA